One region of Thermus albus genomic DNA includes:
- a CDS encoding glutamate synthase-related protein produces MTWKEAYPDIPLGQDACGIIAMAEKSGKPSHRIVRRTLESLYRMAHRAGAIRGEGDGTGIQTDIPRELWARFLEGAGLEPELAFNPRFFVGHFFLPKDAAERLEEFYELVRREGQRLGVRPVLFRRGEVVSEVLGPVGRRTEPIFLQVAGLSPDGDGPLWELGLRLEASFPVHVVSLSTYSVVYKVRGAAELLKRYYPELSRPEFKSTVALGHNRYSTNTLSTFEQVQPFGLLGHNGEINTIERLRRELDHLGIPRTGGSDSQDLNRMLEGLIYRYGLSLPEAMDLVFPPVLGEVKGLAPELQDLYLALRQRFGPLAQGPAAIVSRHRDEAVFATDAMGLRPLWQFETPYEIVFSSERGVFNAEEFVTEPKPLAPGEKVYLRLTPEGPKVLPFDRHQRLVLERIAARTPVAGYRIHLAGPIRQSPPPVAGGSEPQVEEKPAPPPLGLERAFGWDRWDAAYLEALAKTGNEPIGSLGYDGPLAALNPEKPNLSEFFKETVAVVTNPAIDREREIEHFSTRTLLGRRPLPDGRGGGRVEELLLPIVLEEDQGLAESFGTLTLEEVKARFQTATLVPQFTVEEGLLAGLRRLEEEAIRAVEEGAEVLILSDREAFQGGVWIDIALALAAVNRALLRRDAEGVALRRRTSLLVHSGGVRNLHDVAFLLGLGAEAVAPWLMEEKARSLEGRKGVAGVLEALRKGLEKVISTMGIHELRGYGKIFSAIGLKPELADYFGTRNFLGSETGGYGFLELERTLLEREGFLRAEKVLPAKDFRFNPRIYKAAQEVASGQAPYSHFQEKVRSLERESPVAARQLLEVRFPERSEVSPEEVDLSVGGHSLPFLISAMSFGSQGEASFRAYVEAAKRLNMLCINGEGGEIPDMLGKYTHWRGQQVASGRFGVHAYMLNSASVIEIKIGQGAKPGEGGHLPGKKVSPKVAAARNAVPGVDLISPSNNHDLYSIEDLAQLIEELKTVNPKALVSVKVPVIPGIGTIAVGIAKAGADVITLSGFEGGTGAARLHALKYAGLPVEIGVRRAHRALVRAGLRDRVEIWADGGLKTAYDVLRMVLLGADRVGMATMAMVAIGCTICRGCQLDTCHVGITTQIETVEEALAHGLKRFVPQDLDRAVEGLTRFFEAKGEALRELVAALGARSLRELRGRVDLLYQRDHLGELDLSYFFLPVEEPEWLKDTSAHVLRKPLNQLTRTITEVVMEAYGQGARRLVFQEGPVNSTDRALGAHLAGEMARRRLYGKGFDAEVELRFDAGSVAGNGLAAFNLEGLKVVVEGGAQDGVAKSAFGGTVAILKGRNPYGAYVDGSVGKSFAYGAIGGLLIVEGVADSRFCIRLSGADVVLGGEPERPLRDDLGNLAARAQAKGFAFEYMTRGRALVLGDPGPWICSGMTGGRVYLRHWPEMGLTEEAMKRRLAKGAKVAVKPLDLRGVEDVKELLSAYIRILKEAKREEKARRLERLLEDPAQHFRMVEPVAQQVEQGVSTE; encoded by the coding sequence ATGACCTGGAAGGAAGCCTACCCGGATATCCCCCTAGGCCAGGATGCCTGCGGCATCATCGCCATGGCGGAAAAAAGCGGCAAGCCCTCCCACCGCATCGTGCGGAGGACCCTGGAAAGCCTATACCGCATGGCCCACCGGGCGGGGGCCATCCGGGGAGAAGGGGATGGGACAGGTATCCAAACCGACATTCCCCGGGAGCTATGGGCCCGCTTCCTAGAAGGGGCGGGACTGGAGCCGGAGCTGGCCTTCAATCCCCGCTTCTTCGTGGGGCATTTCTTCCTGCCTAAAGATGCGGCCGAGCGCCTAGAAGAGTTTTACGAGCTGGTGCGGCGGGAGGGGCAGCGGCTTGGGGTGCGGCCGGTCCTCTTCCGCCGGGGGGAGGTGGTGAGCGAGGTTCTGGGGCCGGTGGGGCGGCGCACGGAGCCCATCTTCCTCCAGGTGGCAGGGCTTAGCCCCGATGGGGACGGCCCCTTGTGGGAGCTGGGCCTGCGGCTCGAGGCCAGTTTCCCCGTCCACGTGGTCTCCCTTTCCACCTATAGCGTGGTCTACAAGGTGCGGGGGGCGGCGGAGCTTTTGAAGCGCTACTACCCCGAGCTTTCCCGCCCCGAGTTCAAGAGCACCGTGGCCTTGGGCCATAACCGCTATTCCACCAACACCCTCTCCACCTTTGAGCAGGTCCAGCCCTTTGGCCTTCTGGGCCACAACGGGGAGATCAACACCATTGAGCGCCTGAGGCGGGAGCTGGACCACCTGGGCATCCCCCGCACCGGGGGCTCGGACTCCCAGGACCTCAACCGCATGCTGGAGGGGCTCATCTACCGCTACGGCCTCTCCTTGCCCGAGGCCATGGACCTGGTCTTTCCTCCCGTGCTGGGGGAGGTGAAGGGCCTGGCCCCGGAGCTTCAGGACCTTTACCTGGCCCTAAGGCAACGCTTCGGCCCCTTGGCCCAAGGGCCTGCCGCCATCGTGAGCCGCCACCGGGACGAGGCGGTCTTTGCCACGGATGCCATGGGTCTAAGGCCCCTTTGGCAGTTTGAAACCCCCTACGAGATCGTTTTCTCCTCGGAAAGGGGGGTTTTCAACGCCGAGGAGTTCGTGACCGAGCCCAAGCCCCTGGCCCCTGGGGAGAAGGTGTATCTGCGCCTCACCCCGGAAGGCCCTAAGGTCCTTCCCTTTGACCGGCACCAGCGCCTGGTGCTGGAGCGCATCGCCGCCCGCACCCCGGTGGCGGGGTACCGGATCCATCTGGCTGGCCCCATCCGCCAGTCTCCCCCTCCTGTGGCCGGGGGAAGCGAACCCCAGGTGGAGGAGAAGCCCGCCCCGCCCCCCTTGGGCCTGGAGCGGGCCTTTGGCTGGGACCGGTGGGATGCCGCTTACCTCGAGGCCCTGGCCAAAACCGGCAACGAGCCCATCGGCTCTCTGGGTTACGATGGCCCCTTGGCCGCCCTAAATCCGGAAAAGCCCAACCTCTCCGAGTTCTTCAAGGAAACCGTGGCCGTGGTGACCAACCCGGCCATTGACCGGGAGCGGGAGATCGAGCACTTCTCCACCCGCACCCTCCTGGGCCGGCGCCCCTTGCCCGACGGCCGGGGTGGGGGCAGGGTAGAGGAGCTTCTTTTGCCCATCGTCTTGGAGGAGGACCAGGGCCTGGCGGAAAGCTTCGGCACCCTGACCTTGGAGGAGGTAAAGGCCCGTTTCCAGACCGCCACCTTGGTGCCCCAGTTCACCGTGGAGGAGGGGCTTTTGGCGGGGCTAAGGCGCCTGGAGGAGGAGGCCATCCGGGCGGTGGAGGAGGGGGCTGAGGTCCTCATCCTCTCCGACCGGGAGGCCTTCCAAGGGGGGGTATGGATCGACATCGCCCTGGCCCTGGCGGCGGTGAACCGGGCCCTTTTGCGGCGGGATGCCGAGGGGGTGGCCTTAAGGCGGCGCACCTCCCTCCTGGTGCACTCCGGGGGGGTGAGGAACCTGCACGACGTGGCCTTCCTCCTGGGCCTGGGGGCGGAGGCGGTGGCCCCTTGGCTCATGGAGGAAAAGGCCCGCTCCCTGGAGGGGAGGAAGGGGGTGGCAGGGGTCCTCGAGGCCCTGCGCAAGGGCCTGGAAAAGGTCATCTCCACCATGGGCATCCATGAGCTAAGGGGCTACGGGAAGATCTTCAGCGCCATCGGGCTTAAACCGGAACTGGCTGACTACTTCGGCACCCGGAACTTCCTGGGTTCGGAAACCGGGGGGTATGGCTTTTTGGAGCTGGAGCGCACCCTCTTGGAGCGGGAGGGGTTCTTGCGGGCGGAAAAGGTCCTTCCCGCCAAGGACTTCCGCTTCAACCCCCGGATCTACAAGGCGGCCCAGGAGGTGGCCAGCGGCCAGGCTCCCTACAGCCACTTCCAGGAAAAGGTCCGCTCTCTGGAAAGGGAAAGCCCGGTGGCGGCCAGGCAGCTTCTGGAGGTGCGCTTCCCCGAAAGGAGCGAGGTTTCCCCGGAGGAGGTGGACCTCTCCGTGGGGGGGCACTCCTTGCCCTTCCTCATCAGCGCCATGAGCTTTGGCTCCCAAGGGGAGGCTTCTTTCCGCGCCTACGTGGAGGCGGCCAAGCGCCTCAACATGCTCTGCATCAACGGGGAAGGGGGGGAGATCCCCGACATGCTGGGCAAGTACACCCACTGGCGGGGGCAGCAGGTGGCCTCGGGCCGGTTTGGCGTCCACGCCTACATGCTGAACTCCGCCAGCGTCATTGAGATCAAGATCGGTCAGGGGGCCAAGCCGGGAGAGGGGGGGCACCTGCCGGGGAAGAAGGTCTCCCCCAAGGTGGCCGCGGCCCGCAACGCCGTGCCCGGGGTGGACCTTATCAGCCCCTCCAACAACCACGACCTCTATTCCATCGAGGACCTGGCCCAGCTGATTGAGGAGCTCAAGACGGTGAACCCCAAGGCCCTGGTCTCGGTGAAGGTGCCCGTCATCCCCGGTATTGGCACCATCGCCGTGGGGATCGCCAAGGCGGGGGCGGATGTCATCACCCTCTCGGGGTTTGAGGGGGGAACGGGGGCCGCCAGGCTCCACGCCCTCAAGTATGCGGGGCTTCCCGTGGAGATCGGGGTGCGCCGGGCCCACCGGGCCTTGGTGCGGGCTGGGCTTCGCGACCGGGTGGAGATCTGGGCGGATGGCGGCCTGAAGACCGCCTATGACGTGCTCCGTATGGTCCTTCTTGGGGCGGACCGGGTGGGCATGGCCACCATGGCCATGGTGGCCATCGGGTGCACCATCTGCCGGGGGTGCCAGCTGGACACCTGCCACGTGGGCATCACCACCCAGATTGAGACGGTGGAGGAGGCCCTGGCCCATGGCCTGAAGCGCTTTGTGCCCCAGGACCTGGACCGGGCGGTGGAGGGGCTCACCCGTTTCTTTGAGGCCAAGGGGGAGGCCCTAAGGGAGCTGGTGGCCGCCTTGGGGGCCCGTTCCTTGAGGGAGCTTAGGGGGAGGGTGGACCTCCTTTACCAGCGGGACCACCTGGGGGAGCTGGACCTCTCTTATTTCTTCCTGCCGGTGGAGGAGCCCGAATGGCTCAAGGACACCTCGGCCCATGTGCTGCGAAAGCCCTTGAACCAGCTCACCCGCACCATCACCGAGGTGGTGATGGAGGCTTACGGCCAGGGGGCCCGCAGGCTGGTGTTCCAGGAGGGACCGGTGAACTCCACCGACCGCGCCTTGGGGGCCCACCTGGCGGGGGAGATGGCCAGAAGGCGCCTTTATGGCAAGGGTTTTGATGCCGAGGTGGAGCTCCGCTTTGATGCGGGGAGCGTTGCCGGGAATGGCCTGGCGGCCTTTAACCTCGAGGGCCTCAAGGTGGTGGTGGAGGGCGGGGCCCAAGACGGGGTGGCCAAGAGCGCCTTTGGGGGCACCGTGGCCATCCTCAAGGGGCGGAACCCCTACGGGGCCTATGTGGACGGCTCCGTGGGCAAGAGCTTCGCCTACGGGGCCATCGGGGGCCTCCTCATCGTGGAGGGGGTGGCGGACAGCCGCTTCTGCATCCGGCTTTCCGGGGCGGATGTGGTCCTGGGTGGGGAGCCGGAAAGGCCCTTGCGGGATGACCTGGGCAACCTGGCCGCCCGGGCCCAGGCCAAGGGGTTTGCCTTTGAGTACATGACCCGGGGGCGGGCCTTGGTCCTGGGGGACCCGGGGCCTTGGATCTGCTCGGGCATGACCGGGGGGCGGGTCTACCTGCGCCACTGGCCGGAGATGGGCCTCACGGAGGAGGCCATGAAGCGCCGTCTGGCCAAGGGGGCCAAGGTGGCGGTGAAGCCTTTGGACCTAAGGGGCGTGGAGGACGTGAAGGAGCTCCTTTCCGCTTACATTCGGATCCTCAAGGAGGCCAAGCGGGAGGAGAAGGCCAGGCGCTTGGAGAGGCTCCTCGAGGACCCCGCCCAGCACTTCCGCATGGTGGAGCCTGTGGCGCAACAGGTGGAGCAAGGGGTGAGCACGGAGTAG
- a CDS encoding response regulator → MIRVFLVDDHPVVRAGVRYLLQNKVEIVGEAETGQEALAKIPQAKPQVVVLDIALPDMDGIQVAEKLKALYPEARLLALSMYAEPEYAERFLQAGGSGYLPKDAIERELEDAVLAVARGEHYLPQDLLYRMIQAQTGRKPGPEVLTERELMVVRYLAQGLSYREIAEAMGISEKTVATYRERAAEKLGLKSRAELVRWAVEEKLV, encoded by the coding sequence ATGATCCGGGTGTTTTTGGTGGACGACCACCCTGTGGTCCGGGCAGGGGTGCGCTACCTCCTGCAGAACAAGGTGGAGATCGTAGGGGAGGCGGAAACCGGCCAGGAAGCCCTAGCCAAGATCCCCCAGGCCAAGCCCCAGGTGGTGGTCCTAGACATCGCCTTGCCCGACATGGACGGCATCCAGGTGGCGGAAAAGCTCAAGGCCCTCTACCCGGAAGCCCGGCTCCTGGCCCTGTCCATGTATGCAGAGCCGGAGTATGCGGAGCGCTTCCTCCAAGCCGGGGGCTCGGGGTACCTGCCCAAGGACGCCATCGAGCGGGAGCTGGAGGATGCCGTGCTGGCGGTGGCCCGGGGGGAGCATTACCTGCCGCAAGACCTCCTCTACCGCATGATCCAGGCCCAGACCGGCCGTAAACCCGGCCCAGAGGTCCTCACGGAAAGGGAACTCATGGTGGTCCGCTATCTAGCCCAAGGCCTCTCCTACAGGGAAATCGCCGAGGCCATGGGTATCTCGGAAAAGACCGTGGCCACCTATCGGGAGCGGGCGGCGGAGAAGCTGGGCCTGAAAAGCCGGGCGGAGCTGGTGCGCTGGGCGGTGGAGGAAAAGCTGGTGTGA
- a CDS encoding sensor histidine kinase — protein MKGSLRTRLLATFALGMLFLGAGLGGTALYLVKTGLEASLEAQGRAQTHYLAQQLEEDLLLNDLYAAFRQLEALKGEGVLGFILDPKGEVLVHSFPGGFPLNLKTLEGRFRFQGETYRLYRSPIGDGGVGLLALAFPETPLWQKLTHLLLLGAWMALGVAALAFFLVSRAADQFLKPLEALVHGVQAWQEGKEAPLPNPGGELRVLHKALVAYREGVRQREQELSTLNQVAEAVNRAETPEGVLQNALEALAQSGFFRCGEARLGDTLVGKVLCPYPEGQTCPLSQNGPEPYMLELTGAQILLDTEAPPAFLEAIKAPIEAGLHRARYTQALKERAQERSQLLKALIQAQEAERARIARDLHDQIGQILTGIDLGLKAVKEGRLEAVPALQELVRTAIQDVRHLSRSLRPSALDTLGLEAALKRMAEEFQERTGIRANLLCRLKGRLPETHETALYRVVQEALTNVARHAQARQVSVVLQQEGDEISLVVEDDGQGFPPQAQPGLGILGMRERIELLGGRFQMESLPGFGTTLYARIPLKEVKA, from the coding sequence ATGAAGGGAAGCCTCCGCACGCGACTTTTGGCCACCTTTGCCCTGGGCATGCTCTTCTTGGGAGCGGGGCTAGGAGGAACCGCCTTGTACCTGGTGAAAACCGGCCTGGAAGCTAGCCTCGAGGCCCAAGGCCGTGCCCAGACCCATTACCTGGCCCAACAGCTGGAGGAGGATCTCCTTTTGAACGACCTTTACGCCGCCTTTCGCCAGCTGGAAGCCCTGAAGGGGGAAGGGGTGCTGGGCTTCATCCTGGACCCCAAGGGGGAGGTGTTGGTGCACTCCTTCCCCGGGGGGTTTCCCCTAAACCTCAAGACCCTAGAGGGTCGCTTCCGCTTCCAGGGGGAAACCTACAGGCTCTACCGCAGCCCCATCGGGGATGGCGGCGTGGGCCTTCTGGCCCTGGCCTTCCCCGAAACCCCCCTTTGGCAGAAGCTAACCCACCTTTTGCTCCTGGGAGCCTGGATGGCCCTGGGGGTAGCGGCCCTGGCCTTTTTCCTGGTAAGCCGGGCCGCGGACCAGTTCCTCAAGCCCCTCGAGGCCTTGGTCCATGGCGTGCAGGCCTGGCAAGAAGGAAAGGAGGCCCCCCTTCCCAACCCTGGCGGGGAGCTTAGGGTCCTGCACAAGGCCCTGGTGGCCTACCGGGAAGGGGTGCGGCAACGAGAACAGGAACTGTCCACCCTTAACCAGGTGGCGGAAGCGGTGAACCGGGCGGAAACCCCGGAAGGGGTGTTGCAAAACGCTCTGGAAGCCCTGGCTCAAAGCGGCTTCTTTCGCTGTGGAGAAGCGCGGCTGGGAGACACCTTGGTGGGCAAGGTTCTCTGTCCCTATCCAGAGGGTCAAACGTGCCCTTTGTCCCAAAATGGACCGGAACCCTACATGCTGGAGCTCACCGGGGCCCAAATCCTCCTTGACACCGAGGCTCCCCCGGCCTTCCTGGAAGCCATCAAGGCCCCCATAGAAGCCGGCCTTCACCGGGCCCGGTACACCCAGGCCCTAAAGGAAAGGGCCCAGGAGCGGTCCCAGCTCCTCAAGGCCCTCATCCAAGCCCAGGAGGCGGAAAGGGCCCGCATCGCCCGCGACCTCCACGACCAGATCGGCCAGATCCTCACCGGCATAGACCTGGGCCTCAAGGCGGTAAAGGAAGGACGGCTGGAGGCGGTGCCGGCTCTCCAGGAGCTGGTGCGAACCGCCATCCAGGACGTGCGCCACCTCTCCCGTTCCCTGCGCCCTTCCGCCTTGGATACCTTGGGCCTCGAGGCCGCCTTAAAGCGTATGGCCGAGGAGTTCCAGGAAAGAACCGGAATCCGGGCGAATCTCCTTTGCCGCCTAAAGGGCCGCCTTCCGGAAACCCACGAAACCGCCCTGTACCGGGTGGTGCAGGAGGCCCTTACCAACGTGGCCCGTCACGCCCAGGCAAGGCAGGTGTCCGTGGTCTTGCAACAGGAAGGGGACGAGATCAGCCTGGTGGTGGAGGATGACGGCCAGGGTTTCCCTCCTCAGGCCCAGCCCGGTCTCGGAATCCTTGGCATGCGGGAGAGGATAGAACTCCTGGGAGGTCGGTTCCAGATGGAAAGCCTTCCCGGCTTCGGAACCACCCTTTATGCCCGTATTCCCCTCAAGGAGGTAAAGGCATGA
- a CDS encoding PhnD/SsuA/transferrin family substrate-binding protein, with amino-acid sequence MARVWPLVLLLLGCARPPEAGPLVPLPQVRLEEEAPLNIAMAGILSPKRSYPYWTLAQTLWPEARVLGRRGYKEVLELLQKGQADMAFLCTFAAAKAVAEGYGEVIASSVPAPWTRYRSVIIVRADSQRASLMDLAGATMAFVDPLSNTGYIRPIQALKKLGYRPEAYLGKVLFTYAHDRAVEAVIRGLVEAAAVDGMVLDALERKNPELKARIRVIWEGPEDPPPPVVVRKGLAPEVQRVLLQRLQEAGQLPEAGIAGFVPANSGVYRSFLEGF; translated from the coding sequence ATGGCCCGGGTATGGCCCCTGGTGCTGCTCCTGTTAGGGTGTGCCCGCCCCCCGGAAGCCGGACCCTTGGTTCCCCTTCCCCAGGTGCGCCTCGAGGAGGAAGCCCCGCTTAACATCGCCATGGCGGGAATCCTCTCCCCCAAAAGGAGCTACCCCTACTGGACCCTGGCCCAGACCCTTTGGCCTGAGGCCAGGGTCCTGGGAAGGCGGGGGTACAAGGAAGTGCTGGAGCTTTTGCAAAAGGGCCAGGCTGACATGGCTTTCCTCTGCACCTTTGCTGCAGCCAAGGCGGTGGCGGAGGGCTACGGGGAGGTGATTGCCAGCTCGGTTCCCGCGCCCTGGACCCGGTACCGGAGCGTGATCATCGTCAGGGCGGACTCCCAACGGGCTAGCCTCATGGACCTGGCGGGGGCCACCATGGCCTTTGTGGATCCCCTTTCCAATACGGGCTACATCCGCCCCATCCAGGCCCTTAAAAAGTTAGGCTACCGCCCAGAGGCCTACCTCGGCAAGGTCCTCTTCACCTATGCCCATGATCGGGCGGTGGAGGCGGTGATCCGGGGCCTGGTAGAGGCGGCAGCGGTGGACGGGATGGTGCTGGATGCCCTGGAGCGAAAGAACCCGGAGCTAAAGGCAAGGATCCGGGTCATCTGGGAGGGCCCTGAGGACCCACCCCCGCCCGTGGTGGTGCGAAAGGGGTTAGCCCCAGAGGTTCAACGGGTTCTTCTGCAACGCCTACAAGAAGCCGGGCAACTTCCAGAGGCGGGCATAGCGGGCTTCGTCCCCGCCAACAGTGGGGTTTATCGGAGCTTCCTGGAGGGGTTTTAG
- a CDS encoding 4Fe-4S dicluster domain-containing protein: protein MSELESRRAFLEKVASTVFAGMVLGGQPVKAGAEPVKVELPPRPPDGPILPELEYEDVLVRMQRDLERALNKGTTPKWVMVIDTRKCVGCHACTVSCAVENKLPPGVVYRPVIEEQIGKYPEVSWRFLPRPCMQCDNPPCVPVCPVGATWKRADGIVEIDYDACIGCRYCLVSCPYQARTFDFGENWTQDTPGQGHMPYEELPTFEWGEVRVRKEGVIPQSPVGNARKCSFCLHRIEHGLLPQCVTTCIGRATFFGDGSDPESLVFQLIHQPNVMRLKEELGTEPRVYYLV, encoded by the coding sequence ATGAGCGAGTTGGAAAGCCGCAGGGCCTTTTTGGAAAAGGTAGCCTCCACGGTCTTTGCCGGCATGGTGCTGGGAGGCCAGCCGGTGAAGGCCGGGGCCGAGCCGGTAAAGGTGGAACTTCCCCCAAGACCCCCGGATGGGCCCATCCTACCCGAGTTGGAGTACGAGGACGTCTTGGTACGCATGCAGCGGGACCTGGAGCGGGCCCTGAACAAGGGCACTACCCCCAAGTGGGTGATGGTGATCGATACCCGCAAGTGCGTGGGCTGCCACGCTTGCACGGTCTCCTGTGCGGTGGAGAACAAGCTACCCCCTGGCGTGGTCTACCGTCCGGTGATTGAGGAACAGATCGGGAAATATCCCGAGGTGAGCTGGCGGTTCCTGCCCCGGCCCTGCATGCAGTGCGATAACCCTCCCTGCGTGCCGGTATGCCCGGTGGGGGCCACCTGGAAGCGGGCTGATGGCATCGTGGAGATTGACTACGACGCCTGCATCGGTTGCCGCTACTGCTTGGTGTCCTGTCCCTATCAGGCCCGCACCTTTGACTTCGGGGAAAACTGGACGCAGGATACCCCCGGCCAAGGGCATATGCCCTACGAGGAACTCCCCACCTTTGAGTGGGGGGAGGTGCGCGTGCGCAAGGAGGGGGTAATCCCCCAAAGCCCCGTGGGCAATGCCCGGAAGTGCAGCTTCTGCCTGCACCGCATAGAGCATGGGCTTTTGCCCCAGTGCGTTACCACCTGCATTGGCCGGGCCACCTTCTTTGGGGACGGTTCCGATCCGGAAAGCCTGGTTTTCCAGCTCATTCATCAGCCTAATGTCATGCGGCTTAAGGAGGAGTTGGGCACCGAGCCCAGGGTTTACTACCTGGTGTAA
- the nrfD gene encoding NrfD/PsrC family molybdoenzyme membrane anchor subunit, with protein sequence MRAWGWILYGVLAAIGLAGFILRFVTGHHLAGYGSYVPWGLWVAAYIYFIGLSAGAFLLSALVYVFGVRKLEPIAPLALVVALASLLMALITIWFDLGHMERFYYVYLRPNFRSMMAWMVWLYTAYGLLLLLELYFALRRYLPHYTDRGGVTGFLARLLTGGRETPFTEEEVHRDERVLRVLGTIGVPLAIAFHGGVGALFGTVVAQDLWHSPIYPILFLTGALLSGGALMTAAYVFFWPRKDERWREISLLLGRVVLGLILFDLLLEWAEYSIPMWYGVGPEFRALWNTLFGPFWYVYWVFHILLGVVVPVLLLLALGLRGRIGAIGLASLLVAVTFLAIRLNLVIPSLVHPKLEGLVHAYHDHRLTFTYLPTWFEWSVVVFSVVLGFTVTYILVRVLPVIEGKLLKEVA encoded by the coding sequence ATGCGCGCTTGGGGTTGGATCCTATACGGGGTTCTGGCGGCCATAGGCCTTGCGGGGTTTATCCTGCGTTTCGTCACGGGTCACCATTTGGCGGGCTACGGCAGCTATGTGCCCTGGGGTTTATGGGTGGCTGCCTACATCTACTTTATTGGCCTTTCGGCGGGGGCCTTTTTGCTTTCCGCCTTGGTCTATGTCTTTGGGGTGCGCAAGCTGGAGCCCATCGCCCCCCTGGCCCTGGTGGTGGCCTTGGCCAGCCTGCTCATGGCCCTCATCACCATCTGGTTTGACCTGGGGCACATGGAGCGCTTTTACTACGTCTACCTGAGGCCCAACTTCCGCTCCATGATGGCCTGGATGGTGTGGCTGTATACCGCCTATGGCCTGCTCCTTCTTTTGGAGCTCTACTTTGCCTTAAGGCGCTATCTGCCCCACTATACGGATCGGGGAGGCGTTACCGGGTTTCTGGCCCGCCTTCTCACGGGAGGTCGGGAAACGCCCTTTACCGAAGAGGAAGTTCATAGGGATGAACGGGTTCTGAGAGTGTTGGGAACTATTGGCGTACCCTTGGCGATTGCCTTCCACGGGGGGGTGGGTGCTCTCTTTGGTACGGTGGTGGCCCAGGACCTCTGGCATAGCCCCATCTACCCCATCCTCTTCCTCACGGGGGCCCTCCTCTCGGGTGGGGCCCTAATGACTGCGGCGTACGTCTTCTTCTGGCCCCGGAAGGACGAACGTTGGCGGGAGATAAGCCTTCTTCTGGGCCGGGTGGTGTTAGGGCTCATCCTCTTTGACCTCCTCCTGGAGTGGGCGGAGTACTCCATCCCCATGTGGTATGGGGTGGGCCCTGAGTTCCGGGCCCTTTGGAACACCCTCTTTGGGCCTTTCTGGTACGTGTACTGGGTGTTCCATATCCTCCTGGGGGTGGTGGTTCCCGTCCTTCTGCTACTGGCTCTTGGACTCCGGGGCCGGATTGGCGCCATCGGCCTTGCCAGCCTCCTGGTGGCGGTTACCTTCTTGGCCATCCGCCTCAACCTGGTTATCCCCAGCCTGGTCCATCCGAAGTTGGAGGGCTTGGTGCATGCCTACCACGACCATCGCCTTACCTTTACCTACCTCCCCACGTGGTTTGAGTGGAGCGTGGTGGTCTTTTCCGTGGTCTTAGGCTTTACGGTGACCTACATCTTGGTGCGCGTTTTGCCCGTGATTGAGGGCAAGCTTCTTAAGGAGGTGGCGTGA